The following are encoded in a window of Microcaecilia unicolor chromosome 14, aMicUni1.1, whole genome shotgun sequence genomic DNA:
- the LOC115457238 gene encoding olfactory receptor 1509-like — MADKNGTKVTEFTLLGLSQTPELQIVFFVVFLTLYLLTISGNLLIMVTVHVDPRLHSPMYFFLSNLSFLDLCYATVTVPRSLVDFLSRSKTISFNECITQLFFLHFFAGTECFLLTLMAYDRYVAICNPLRYTTVMNRRVCFQLVASTWLASFAHSFTQALLTFQLPFCGPSKINHFFCDVHPLSVLACSSVFIIEVVMIANSGMISVSCFVILLASYTGILSTILKIRSADGRRKAFSTCASHLTVVTLFFAPCVFMYMRPSMTFPADKVVSVFYTVVTPLLNPIIYTLRNEEVKTAIKRLRGRTSNSQGAQKM, encoded by the coding sequence ATGGCGGACAAGAATGGAACCAAGGTCACAGAGTTTACCCTCCTGGGACTCTCGCAGACTCCAGAGTTACAGATTGTGTTTTTTGTCGTGTTTTTGACTCTGTACCTGCTCACCATATCCGGGAATCTTCTGATCATGGTAACTGTCCATGTGGACCCTCGTCTGCACTctcccatgtacttcttcctcagtAACTTATCCTTCCTGGATTTATGTTATGCAACGGTCACTGTACCGAGGTCACTAGTTGACTTCCTGTCCCGCAGCAAAACCATTTCTTTCAATGAGTGCATCACTCAGTTGTTCTTCCTGCATTTCTTCGCGGGGACAGAGTGTTTTCTCCTCACCCTAATGGCTTACGACCGCTACGTCGCCATCTGCAACCCATTGAGATACACCACGGTGATGAACAGGAGGGTGTGTTTCCAACTGGTAGCATCTACCTGGTTGGCCAGTTTTGCACATTCATTCACGCAAGCCCTTTTAACGTTCCAGCTGCCCTTCTGTGGACCCAGTAAAATAAACCATTTCTTCTGTGATGTCCATCCACTGTCCGTGTTGGCTTGCTCCAGCGTCTTCATCATCGAAGTGGTGATGATAGCCAACAGTGGAATGATCTCAGTGAGCTGCTTTGTGATTTTACTGGCCTCTTACACGGGTATCCTCTCCACAATTTTAAAGATTCGGTCAGCTGACGGGAGGCGAAAAGCCTTCTCCACGTGTGCCTCCCACCTCACAGTTGTCACTCTGTTCTTTGCCCCCTGTGTCTTCATGTACATGCGACCCTCAATGACTTTCCCCGCTGACAAAGTGGTCTCCGTTTTCTACACTGTCGTCACCCCTCTGTTGAATCCTATCATCTACACTCTGAGAAACGAGGAAGTGAAAACAGCCATAAAGAGACTAAGAGGTAGGACATCAAATTCTCAGGGAGCACAGAAGATGTAA